In one Scyliorhinus canicula chromosome 3, sScyCan1.1, whole genome shotgun sequence genomic region, the following are encoded:
- the sgcb gene encoding beta-sarcoglycan isoform X2 has protein sequence MHEKAVDRRNVNKEHNSNFKAGYVPIDEERLHRTGLRGRKGNLAICVIVLMFILAVINLIITLVIWAVIRIGPNGCDSMEFHEAGLLRFKQESDMGVVYPMHKSTVGGKRDEDLLITGNNQPVVFQQGTTKLSVEQDKTSITSDIGMSFVDPRTQKTVFSTDYDTHEFRLPKGVKTLNVQKASTERITSNHSTDLQIHAGGRVIVRGNEGVFIMGKTIEFHMRGDMELKAVNSIILNGTVMINTTRLPTSSTGEFLVDDGWERYKLCMCADGTLFRVQVKSRNTGCQTSNNPCGIRH, from the exons ATGCATGAGAAAGCAGTTGATCGTAGAAATGTAAACAAGGAGCACAACAGCAACTTTAAGGCTGGTTATGTTCCAATTGATGAAGAGAGATTGCACAGGACGGGGTTAAGAGGGCGTAAGGGCAATCTGGCTATTTGTGTAATTGTCCTTATGTTTATCCTGGCAGTAATTAATTTAATT ATTACGCTGGTTATCTGGGCTGTAATTCGAATAGGACCCAATGGCTGTGATAGTATGGAGTTCCACGAGGCAGGGCTGCTGCGGTTCAAACAGGAGTCTGACATGGGAGTGGTATATCCCATGCACAAGAGCACCGTGGGAGGCAAAAGAGATGAAGACTTGTTAATCACTGGCAACAATCAACCA GTGGTGTTTCAACAGGGAACAACTAAGCTCAGTGTAGAGCAAGACAAAACCTCCATCACCAGTGACATTGGCATGTCTTTTGTTGATCCCAGGACCCAGAAAACTGTGTTCAGCACTGATTATGATACCCATGAGTTCCGTTTGCCCAAAGGTGTCAAGACTCTGAATGTACAAAAGGCATCCACAGAGAGG ATAACAAGCAATCATAGCACTGATCTTCAGATTCATGCTGGCGGCCGAGTGATTGTGCGTGGAAATGAAGGAGTCTTTATCATGGGCAAAACCATTGAATTTCACATGAGGGGTGACATGGAACTCAAGGCT GTAAATAGTATTATTCTCAATGGGACTGTGATGATTAATACAACACGGCTTCCAACCTCATCGACTGGAGAGTTCCTGGTAGACGATGGCTGGGAGCGCTATAAACTCTGCATGTGTGCAGATGGAACACTCTTCCGAGTCCAGGTGAAAAGCAGAAATACAGGCTGTCAAACATCCAATAATCCCTGTGGAATCAGGCACTGA
- the sgcb gene encoding beta-sarcoglycan isoform X1 yields the protein MAAEQSSNGPVRRSMHEKAVDRRNVNKEHNSNFKAGYVPIDEERLHRTGLRGRKGNLAICVIVLMFILAVINLIITLVIWAVIRIGPNGCDSMEFHEAGLLRFKQESDMGVVYPMHKSTVGGKRDEDLLITGNNQPVVFQQGTTKLSVEQDKTSITSDIGMSFVDPRTQKTVFSTDYDTHEFRLPKGVKTLNVQKASTERITSNHSTDLQIHAGGRVIVRGNEGVFIMGKTIEFHMRGDMELKAVNSIILNGTVMINTTRLPTSSTGEFLVDDGWERYKLCMCADGTLFRVQVKSRNTGCQTSNNPCGIRH from the exons atggcggcggaacAG AGTTCAAATGGTCCTGTCCGACGTTCCATGCATGAGAAAGCAGTTGATCGTAGAAATGTAAACAAGGAGCACAACAGCAACTTTAAGGCTGGTTATGTTCCAATTGATGAAGAGAGATTGCACAGGACGGGGTTAAGAGGGCGTAAGGGCAATCTGGCTATTTGTGTAATTGTCCTTATGTTTATCCTGGCAGTAATTAATTTAATT ATTACGCTGGTTATCTGGGCTGTAATTCGAATAGGACCCAATGGCTGTGATAGTATGGAGTTCCACGAGGCAGGGCTGCTGCGGTTCAAACAGGAGTCTGACATGGGAGTGGTATATCCCATGCACAAGAGCACCGTGGGAGGCAAAAGAGATGAAGACTTGTTAATCACTGGCAACAATCAACCA GTGGTGTTTCAACAGGGAACAACTAAGCTCAGTGTAGAGCAAGACAAAACCTCCATCACCAGTGACATTGGCATGTCTTTTGTTGATCCCAGGACCCAGAAAACTGTGTTCAGCACTGATTATGATACCCATGAGTTCCGTTTGCCCAAAGGTGTCAAGACTCTGAATGTACAAAAGGCATCCACAGAGAGG ATAACAAGCAATCATAGCACTGATCTTCAGATTCATGCTGGCGGCCGAGTGATTGTGCGTGGAAATGAAGGAGTCTTTATCATGGGCAAAACCATTGAATTTCACATGAGGGGTGACATGGAACTCAAGGCT GTAAATAGTATTATTCTCAATGGGACTGTGATGATTAATACAACACGGCTTCCAACCTCATCGACTGGAGAGTTCCTGGTAGACGATGGCTGGGAGCGCTATAAACTCTGCATGTGTGCAGATGGAACACTCTTCCGAGTCCAGGTGAAAAGCAGAAATACAGGCTGTCAAACATCCAATAATCCCTGTGGAATCAGGCACTGA